The segment AACTTGAAGTTACATTAAACAATAACAAATCATACAAAGCAAAACTTATCGGAACAGATTCTAAAATGGATATCGCGTTATTAAAAATTAATGCGGAAGAAAAATTACCTTATTCAACGTTTGCCGATTCAGATCAGGTGAAAGTTGGCGAATGGGTTTTGGCCGTTGGAAATCCGTATAATTTGACTTCAACGGTTACGGCCGGAATTGTTTCGGCGAAAGCCAGAAATTTAGAAGATAAAGGCATTCAGTCTTTTATACAAACCGATGCCGCTGTAAATCCGGGAAACTCCGGTGGTGCTTTGGTTAATACTCGTGGCGAATTAATTGGAATTAACACCATGATTTCATCTCCAACAGGAAGTTATGCTGGCTATTCTTTTGCGATTCCGTCAAATATTACAAGAAAAATCATTGAAGACATTATGGAATTTGGTAATGTACAACGTGGAATTCTTGGCGTTGAAGGAGGCGAATTGAACAGTAAAGCCTCTAAAGAATTAGGAATAAATGACACCGAAGGTTTCTATATTAACAAAGTAACTAAAAACTCAGGTGCCGAAAAAGCAGGCTTGCGAAAAGGCGACATCATCAAAAAATTAGACAGTCAACAAATCAATACTTTCTCTGAACTTTCAGGATATATCAGTACAAAACGACCAAACGATAAAGTGCAGGTAACATTCCTTAGAGACGGAGAAACTAAAACAGCATTAGTTACCTTAATCAAAAATGATGTTTTCACTACAGAATTTAAAGGATTGGAATTAGAGAATATCGATGCTTCGGATAAGAAAAAGTTCAAAATTGGATATGGTGTTCGCATCAAAGAAATCAATAACGACAATCTGAGACCATACTATGATCAATTAAAAGGAGGCATTATTCTTTCGGTTGATAATGTAAAAGCGACTGATGTGGAAAGTATTTCTAGCTTTTTAAATAAAAAAGACGAAAATCAAAATGTAAGCATCCAAATGATTAACAAAATTGGACAAGTAATTCAAGTAATTTTATAAGGTTAAAAGGTTAATATTGATTAAAACCAGTTCAAAATTTGGACTGGTTTTTTTGTTTTGTAAAAAAGTGACGAAATCGTTTTCGTAAAACACTACTATTTTATACTTTTGCGCAAAATTAAATCAGGATTCTGAAATGAATTCAGAATAAACACACAACTAAACACTTATTTATTTTTATGGACAGTAACAAGTTATACGAGAAGGAATTATCTTTTCAGGCTGACAGACGTAAAGCAGGCGTTGAATTAATTAAAATTATCAGCGATTTGTGGTATGACAAATCAATCGAATTGGTTCTTTTTAGAAATCAGCTAATCGACAGAAATGTGAGCGACATTATCAACTTTCACGAATATGCCGGAGAGTTTGTTCAAAAACCAATCAACATTTTTGATTCTGTAGAAATTGCCCGCTCAATTCTAAATTTAGACTTGCCACCATCACGAATTGATATTGGAAAATTAACTTATGAATATCATCTTGAAGACAATAAATATGATGATAGCCGTGCTTTTGTTATTGACAAATTAAGAAATGCCAAAGATTTTAAAAACCTAAAACCAAAAGATGTTGTCTTGTATGGTTTTGGTAGAATTGGTCGTTTATTAGCTCGTGAAATGATGAGCAAAATGGGCAAAGGACAACAACTTCGTCTTCGTGCTATTGTTACTCGTGACAGAAATGACGCTTCCTCTTTAGAAAAAAGAGCTTCTTTATTGCGTTATGATTCTGTTCATGGCGATTTCCAAGGTTCGGTTGAAGCTGATGCAGAAAATAATGCATTAATCATTAACGGAACTACTGTTCATGTTATCACGGCCAATGGTCCTGAAGAAATTGATTATACAAAATACGGAATTGAAGATGCTTTAGTAATTGATAACACCGGAGCTTTCACAACCGAAGAACAATTGAAACGTCATTTAACTTCAAAAGGCGTTGAAAAAGTATTATTAACGGCGCCAGGGAAAGGTGTTCCTAATATTGTTTATGGTGTAAATCATAACGATCACAACCCGGATAAAGTAGATATTTTTTCTGCGGCTTCTTGTACAACCAATGCCATTACTCCGGTTTTAAAAGTGGTTGAAGATGCACTTGGGGTTGTAAAAGGTCATATTGAAACGATTCATGCGTATACCAATGACCAAAACTTGGTAGACAATATGCACAAAAAATACCGTCGTGGTCGTGCTGCTGCTTTGAACATGGTAATTACGGAAACCGGTGCCGGAACAGCTGTTGCCAAAGCACTTCCGAGTTTAGCCGGAAAATTAACTTCGAATGCTATTCGTGTTCCTGTTCCAAATGGTTCTTTGGTTGTTATGAATTTGGAAGTTGGTAAGCAAACTACTTTTGAAGAAGTAAATTCTATTATGAAAAAGTATGCTCTTGAAGGTGAACTTGTAGAGCAAATCAGATATTCGCTGAACAACGAATTAGTTTCTTCGGATATTGTTGGTACTGCACAACCTTCTATTTATGACAGCAATGCGACAATTGTTTCAGGCGATGGAAAAAATATTGTACTATATGTTTGGTATGATAATGAATACGGATACAGTCATCAGGTGATTCGCTTGGCAAAATATATAGCAAAAGTTAGACGCTATACTTATTATTAGTAGATTATTAGTTCAGAAAAACCGTCTATTCTTCGTTGAATTGACGGTTTTTTTCGTTTAAACACAATATTTTTTAAATAATTACGTTATTGTATTAAATTAATCATTATTTTTCGCCCCTAATTTGCCCCCAAGTAACTTACAACATATGAAAAAAATATTTTTTAGCGCATTGATTATGAGCTGTTTTGCCTTCAATGAAGGTGATCCAAAAGTACAAACCTACAATTATGGTCACAACGGAATGGAGTTTGTGGCGCGTTCCGGAGAAGGAATGATTATCGTAAGCACTTACAATTCCAAAATGACAATTCGTCAAGACATTGCTTATAAAATTTATCAATTATATGCTAATGACAACTTAAAAGTTGGTCCAAAAACAACCATTTGCGGAGATGAAGCCGATGTAACCGGGAGGTGTGTTGTAACAAAGAAAGACAATCTTATTTCAGTGAACTTTTATTATGAGTTGGTTGAATGGAAATCAGGATTAAAAGAAATATATCAAAAGAAGAAAGTAGGATAAAAAAAATGCTCAACATATGTTGAGCATTTTTTTATAAATCAATCTTGAACTAATTAAGCTTTCCCCGCAGCAATAAGGTTCAGAGCAGAACCAGCCACATACCAACCAATTTGGCTGTCGTTGTATGTATGGTTTGCCAAAATTACATCTTTTGAACCATCAGCATGGACAAATTCTAAAGACAACGGTTTGCCCGGAGCAAATTCGGTTAAGTCTAAGAAATTGATAGTATCGTTCTCCTGAATTTTATCATAATCTGCTTCGTTAGCAAATGTCAACGCTAACATTCCTTGTTTCTTCAAATTCGTTTCATGAATACGTGCAAACGATTTTACCAAAACTGCTTTTACTCCCAAAAATCTTGGTTCCATTGCAGCATGCTCTCTCGAAGAACCTTCACCATAATTATGATCACCCACAACTATCGAAGGAACACCAGCCGCTTTGTAAGCTCTTGCAACAGCAGGAACAGCATCGTATGCACCGGTAATTTGGTTTTTAACTTTATTAGCTTCCTGGTTATAAGCATTCACTGCACCAATCAGCATATTATTAGAAATATTATCCAAATGCCCACGGAAACGCAACCATGGTCCAGCCATAGAGATGTGATCTGTAGTACATTTTCCAAAAGCTTTTATAAGTAATTTAGCTCCTGTAATATTTTTCCCGTCCCAGGCATCAAATGGCGCTAGCAATTGTAATCTGTCCGAAGTCGGAGAAACCGCAACCTGTACATTACTTCCATCAACTGCCGGTGCTTGAAAACCTGCATCTTCTACATCAAAACCTCTTTTTGGCAACTCATCACCATGTGGTGGATTTAGTTTTACTTCTTCCCCATTATCGTTTATTAAAAAATCAGTAATTGGATTAAAAGTCAAATCTCCCGAAATCGCCAAAGCAGCTACCATTTCAGGCGAAGTTACAAAAGCATGTGTATTTGGATTTCCATCGGCGCGTTTAGAGAAGTTTCTGTTAAACGAATGCACGATGGTATTTTTTTCCTGTTTATCAGCCCCAGCTCTATCCCATTGTCCGATACATGGACCACAAGCATTGGTAAAAACTTTGGTTCCCATTTTCTCAAAAGTAGCAATGATGCCGTCTCTTTCTATGGTATATCTGATTTGTTCCGAACCCGGATTAATTCCGAATTCTGCTTTTGGAGTGATTCCGTGAGCGACAGCTTGTTCCACAATTGATGCGGCACGTGCCATATCTTCGTAAGATGAATTGGTACAAGAACCGATTAATCCCCATTCTATTTTTAATGGCCAACCATTCGCTACAGCTTCTGCTTTCATTTTTGAAACCGGAGTTCCTCTGTCCGGTGTAAATGGTCCGTTGATGTGTGGTTCTAATTCTGATAAATTGATTTCGATAACCTGATCGAAATACTTTTCCGGATTTGCGTATACTTCAGCATCACCCGTTAAATAATCAGCTACTTTATCTGCAGCATCCACAATATCTTGTCTATCGGTCGCGGCCAAATACCTTCTCATTGAATCATCGTAACCAAAAGTTGAAGTTGTTGCTCCAATTTCGGCACCCATATTACAGATAGTTCCTTTTCCGGTACAAGACATATTGGTCGCACCTTCACCAAAGTATTCAACGATTGCCCCAGTTCCACCTTTTACGGTAAGAATGTCAGCAACTTTCAAGATTACATCTTTTGGAGCAGTCCAACCGTTTAATTTTCCGGTCAATTTTACTCCGATTAGTTTTGGAAATTTTAATTCCCATGACATGCCCGACATTACGTCTACGGCATCAGCACCTCCAACACCAATAGCTAACATTCCTAATCCACCTGCATTTACTGTGTGTGAATCGGTTCCAATCATCATCCCACCAGGAAATGCATAATTTTCTAAAACGATTTGGTGGATAATTCCTGAACCCGGTTTCCAAAAACCAATTCCGTATTTATTTGAAACTGAAGAAAGGAAATCGAAAACTTCTTTTGATTGTGAATTGGCAACAGCTAAATCGGTAGTAGCACCAACTTTTGCCTGGATTAAGTGATCACAGTGAACTGTTGTTGGAACAGCAACTGTCTTTTTTCCGGCATGCATGAATTGCAATAATGCCATTTGAGCGGTTGCGTCCTGACAAGCAACTCTATCCGGAGCAAAATCAACATAATCCTTTCCGCGAGAAAAAGCTTGTGTTGGATTTCCTTCCCATAAATGTGAGTATAAAATCTTTTCAGAAAGTGTCAATGGACGACCAACTAACTCACGCGCTTTGTCTACACGTTCTGCCATTGTTCCATAAACTTTTTTAATCATTTCAATATCAAAAGCCATAGTATATTGGGTTTAATTATTTGCAGGGCAAATTTACGAAAACGTTGTACGTCTATAAAAGTTTTTAATAAAATATATTGATTTAGAATGCTATTTTGCGAAATGATTGTTTTTGCTATGGCTTTTTTACAAATACTTTAATGAAAGTAGCATAAAATGAATATTCTTAATTCTTATCCCTTAAATTCATCATCGGTTTTTCATAAAAACGGTAAAAAAGATAGCTTACAAAAATTGTTGTCGAGAGATAAAATGCTGTTAGCAAATGAAGTTGCCCTAAAGAGGTTTTCTCTTTATCAACAAACAACATCAGCAATTGCATAATTACACTATAGTGAAGCAGGTAAATAGAATAGGAAATCTTACTGATAAATTCAATTGGCCGTTTTAGTATTGCAATTGAAGTTTCCATTTGAGAAAATAGCGGGACGAAAAATGCAATAGAAAAAGAAGCTAACGGAAGATAGACTACATTCCAAACAACAGGAAAAGTTTCGGGTAGAATTCGTAAAATCCCCATTCCGAAATACATAAACATCATAATTAAACCGCCAATAAATGCCAATGAAAATTTGAACTTACTCCAGTTTTTTTGATAATTAATACTAATCCAACTGCATAAAACTCCCATAAAAATAGCATCTAATCTATAAATCATTACCGATTTCAGGGAAACATTCCATTCGTCAAGCGTGGTAGTTTGTGTATTGATTTGATAGGCGATTTTAAAACCAATAAATAACGCTATCAGTGATAATACGATTACTAAAAAGAAACCGTTTTTATTTTTAGGTTTAAATAAAAATGAGAATACTAAAAGTGAAATCGGCAAAACTAGATAAGCCCATTCTTCAACAGATAAACTCCACGATTCCGGAAAGAAAGTTGACATTTTGGAGAAACCATTTTGGAGAAAAACAAAATACAATCCGAGTTTAGGCATCGAATATCCTAAAGAAGCTGTAATTATTATATTGATAATCAGTATTAGAAAATAGTTGGGTAAGGTTCTAAACCATCTTCTTTTTAAGAAATACAAAGCGCTTTTTATCGTGTAATCATCCTTGATGTAAATGCCGTATAATATTCTTCCAATCAAAAAACCACTTAAGACAAAGAAAAATTCAACACCCAAAAATCCGAATAGCGCGAAAAGCTGTCTAATTATTCCGTCGTCCGGATTGTAAATCCAAAGTATATGCGAACACAAAACCATACAAATCGCCATGGCACGCATTAAATCTAATCCAAAAACTCTGGGGTTATTATTTGTCATTCAACTTTAAATTTTTAGCTCTGAATTGGTTAATCGGTTTTTCGAAATAGGTGTAAAAAAGATAACTCAACGCTACCGTAATTGACACATAGAATATAGCAAAAATATTCAATTGCCATAAACCGAAATCAGTAGTGTCGATAAAATATTTCATCAGAAAAAGTACAATACTATAATGCACTAAATAAATGGAATAAGCGATATTACAAATAAAAGTAATGCTGTTTCCAATGCTTTTTGATGGTGTTTCCCAACTCAATAAAAACGGAACAAACATACAAATAGCTATGGAAAGCAATGGCAAACATAAAATATTCCAAAACCAGGAAGCATTGGTTAACCTTAATTTAAATACCATGATGCACAAAAACAATAGTATGAAAATTAAAATTCCAACTGCAAAAAACAGCTTTCGTTTTGATATCATAATTTCATTATAGTTCTGATAAAAATAACCCAAGAGTACTCCGATTAAAACCGAATCAATTCTATAAATCACAACCGCACGAATATCAAAACTCCATTTTGTCAATGACAAATTAGTGGAATAAATATCATAATATAATTTTAGCAGCAGCGTAAAGGCGATAAGCCCGACAACCACCGTTAAAAATAAAACCTGCTTGGATGCTTTAGTGAATGACTTTGATATAGCTAACAATAAAATGACCGCTAAAATGTATCCCATTTCTTTGACGGGCAAACTCCAGGATTCAGGGAAAAAAGCCGGAAGAGGCGAGCTAAAATTTTGTATTAGTAAAGGATATTTCCATACTTCGGAAACAGAAAAACCAAACAACAAATAAATAATGGTGATTATGAGAATGACCAAATAGTAACTTGGCAAAACACGCATCAATCTTCTGGAGACAAATAAACCGGCATCTTTTAGGCTGTAATTTTCATGAAGAAATTGTTTGTAAAGTATTCCTCCAATTAAAAATCCGCTAAGGACAATGAACAATTCGACACCCAAAAAACCGCTTGCATCCTGCAATTTGCCAAGTATTCCGGTAGAATTATAAATCCATGACGAATGCGAAAACAATAGCAAGCTTATAGAAAGTGCCCGTAAAAAGTCGAGGCCAAAAAATCTTTTTACAGCTAATTGTTTTTTATCGTTCATATAAAAATGTAAATTTGACAACCATGAGAAAATCAAAGATATATAAAATTTTAGGAGTTCTAATTTTGTTAGCGATTCTTGGTGGCGGAATTTGGTATTGGCAATTGCCTACGCGTCACAAAGCCATTGCAAAATCTTTTTTGTTTGAAAAATTGGGCATCGTAAATCCAATTTGGAAGGTTGAAAACAAATCTGAAACCTATAAAATGATTTCGCCTGAGTTTTATATTGATGGCATTTACAAATCGATGGAAGGTCCGAAAGCATCTAATTATGTACAACTTTCGCAGGATTCGACTTTGCTTTGGTTGACTGGATTTCATGTCAAAGCAATTGACAATAAACAGTTTCAACCAATTTCTAATGATTTTGTATGCCACACCAATGTCGATTTTAATGATGTGAAATATTATAGTTCTTTTCATTTAAACAAAAGAATTGGCAAGCAATATCCGCGATTGACCTCACTTTCGCATGGCATGGAAAATTTCAGTTTTCCTGCAGGTTATGGTGTTCCGATGAAAGGAAATGAATTCTTATATGTAACGACGCAATCTTTAAATCACAATCTTCCTGATGCTAATTTTTGGATGCGCCATGAAGTGGACATCAACTATTCGCGAGAGAAAAATTTGAAACCATTGATGAGCAGAACGGCTTTTATCATGCTTCCGTTTAACGAATCAAACCCCTATAAATCGCCTTTAGACCCGGGCACAAATCAATGTATTCCGGTTGAAACCAAGAACCATACGTATGATGATGGGAAAGGAAATAAACTTTCCGGTCATTGGGTAATTCCAGTTGGAAAAAACACTTATAGAAGTTCGGTAAACAATCAATTGGGAATTCAGGATAGTTTGCGCTTGCATGCGGCAGCGATTCACGTTCATCCGTTTGCAACCAAAATTTCATTGTATGACAAAACGGAACGCAAAGCTATTTTCAGCAGTAAAATTGTGAATCACACGGGAAAAATTGGCTTAACAAGTATCGATCCTTTTTCTTCTGTAGAAGGCATTTGGCTGTACAAAAATCATGATTATGAAATTGTATTGGATGTCGACAACACAACCCAAATCAGTCAGGACATGATGGGAAGTATGTTTTTGTTTTTCTACGACAAAGAGTTGGATAACTTACTTCAAAAACAACATTAAAATCTAGCTGGAAAAACCTTTGGGAAATATTTATAAAACATCAGCACAGCTGAACCCATAGCTAAAAAGCAGAAACCCAATCCAAATGCAAGCAATTTGAGTGCTCCTTCTGAGATTAATGTTGGGAAATCTCTAAATTCAGAAATGACGGCTAAAACCATGTATAGCGAAAACAATGAAATAAACCATGCTAACAAAAAGCCTACATACTTGTTCTTAAAATATATTTGAAGCAAGAGCATTGCAAATACAATAAAGGCATAGGGATTAAAATGATTGGTTCCGATATAATTTTCCAGAAACCAATAAGCGCTTAATGCTACAAGAATAAATTCAGGTAAATCAAGTATGTATTTTTTCATAATCTGAATGTTTATCAAACAGATAACGAAAATAAAATAATATTATTACAGTAATTTATCAATAATCATTTCCTCGGTAATTCCTTCGGCGTCAGCTTTGTAGTTTTTGATAATTCTGTGACGCAGAATTCCGGTTGCAACCGCTTTTACATCTTCAATATCCGGTGAAAATTTTCCGTTGAAAGCGGCATTGGCTTTGGCAGCCAAAATCAAATTCTGAGATGCTCTTGGTCCTGCACCCCAATCCAAATAATTTTTAATATAATCGTTAGACAACGGATTGTTCGGACGCGTTTTACTTACCAAAGTAACGGCATATTCAATCACATTATCTGCTACCGGAATTCTACGAACCAAGTGCTGAAAATCGATGATTTCCTGTGCGGAAAACAAAGGATTAATTACCGGTTTGTTATCCGATGTAGTACTTTTTACTACATCAACTTCTTCAGAAAACGATGGATAATCCAACTTGATAGCAAACATAAAACGGTCTAATTGTGCTTCAGGTAAAGGATAAGTTCCTTCCTGCTCAATTGGGTTTTGGGTTGCTAAAACAAAGTATGGTAAATCTAATTTATAATTCTGACCTGCAATGGTTACCGAACGTTCCTGCATGGCTTCCAGTAAAGCAGCCTGCGTTTTTGGAGGCGTTCTGTTAATCTCATCGGCCAAAATAATGTTGGCGAATATTGGTCCTTTGATGAATTTAAAACTACGGCTTTCGTCCAAAATTTCACTTCCCAAAATATCCGAAGGCATCAAATCGGGAGTGAACTGTATTCTTTTAAAATCTAATCCTAATGCTTGTGAAATCGTATTCACCATCAAGGTTTTTGCCAAGCCGGGAACACCAACTAAAAGCGCGTGTCCACCCGAAAATATGCTCAACAATATTTGATCAATGACATCGTCCTGACCAACAATTATCTTGGCAATTTCTTTTTTAAGTTCCGTTCTTTTCTGAACTAAATTTTGAATGGCTGCAACGTCTGACATTTGATTTTAGATTTATAAGATTTACAATTTATTTTTTCAACCAATTGTTAGTGAACGTACAATCTTTATACTCACCATTTATTTTGATATAGGTTTCCATAATTTTTTCATCTGTCCATTTGGCAATGGCTTTGATTTGTTTTTCTTTTAGTGCCAAATCTTTGATTTTCACATAATCTCTTGCATAATCCGCTGTATGCTGATCAATTCTGTCAGTCACAGTGATGATTTTATATTTTTTTCCGGTTCTTTGGTCGTCATCTAAAATTGGTGCTGTTATCGCTTTATCTTTCAAATTAGAAACTTCGCTATACAAACTCGGATCCATTTTGGTTAATTCAAAATGCGTGTCTTGTGTTTTAGGATTAATCAAAACACCGCCATTAGCGCGTGTCTCTTTTTCATCAGACATTGTTCTTGCGGCATCCGCAAAAGTAATTTCACCGTTTTCGATTTTTCTTTTTATCGTAATGATTTTTTCTTTGGCATCTTTCAAAGCCTGGTCAGAAACTTTTGGCATCATCAGGATATGTCTTAATTCGACTTCCTGTCCTTTAATTTTTTCAACCATAATGATATGATAGCCAAATTCTGTTTCAAATGGTTCAGAGATTTCTCCTTCTCCCAATGAAAAAGCAACATCTTTAAACTCTTTTACGAATTGGGTTTTTCTGTTGATTTTATAAAAACCACCACTCGATGCTGAACCTCTATCGTCAGAATAGATAACAGCTCTTGTCTTGAAACTTGAACCGGCCAACACTTCAGCTTTGATTTCTTTTAATCTGTTGACTACTCTTTGTTTTTCTTCTTCCGTAATCTTTGGAGATACAACAATTTGCGCTACTTCCATTTCGGCACCAAAAACAGGCAAGTCATTCTGAGGGATTGCTTTGAAGAAATTGCGTGTTTCTTCCGGAGTAATTTCAACACCTTCAATAATTTTCTTCTGCATTTCTCCGGCTAATTTATTCATTTTAATGATGTCGAATAATTCTGTTCTGAATTCGTCTTCACTACTTTTTTTGAAATACTGAACGACTTTATCCATTGAACCCAATTGCTCAACCATATAGCTAACCTGCTCATTTAATTTTTCTTTGATTTCTTCATCTCTGATGATGATACTATCCTGAACTGCCTGATGAGCATACAATTTATCTTCCAATAATTTGCCTAACATTTGACAACGTGTAATATCTTTTATAGAATTCCCCTGACTTGACAACTCCAAAAAAGATTTATCAATATCAGAGTCAAGTATAATATAATCACCTACTGTTGCTATAACGCCATCAATTTTTTGCTTTTTAAAAGACGTTGATAAAGGTTTCGGTTTTATTGAATCTTTAATAATTTCCTGTGCATTGGCAAAGCCTACTGAGCAAAGAATTGCAATAATTGCTATGGTAAGTTTGCTATTTGTATATTTCATAATCATTGTTTTTAATGGCATCATTGGTGATATCCTTTTCAAATTTTTTAATCAATTCTAATTTTCTTTTGTTCAACAGAACTTCTTTCAACGTTGGTTTACTATACTCAAATGGTAAAATTTGATTTTTATCTAATACGTTTGTTACTTTAATCAGATACGTATCATCATTACTCTGAATTTGCATCTTTTTTCCCGGGCGAATTATTTCATCCCTATTTTCGGGTGTTATCACAGGCAGCTTCACATACACCTGGCTCATGTCAACCCAAACACTATCATTCATTGCAAAACTCTTGCATTGTAAAGCATAAGTATCCCAAAACTTTTTATCCTTTTTAGAATAATTAAAGAACTTATTTTTTATGATTTCAAAACGCGGATTTTCTCTTGAAAGATTGACATATCGCAATCGAACTAATGTTCCGTTGGCTTTGAAATTTTCCTTATTCTCTTCGTAATATTTTTTTAACTCTTCCTGACTTACAACTGTATCAACAGTATTTTTTACTACTTCTTCAATATAAG is part of the Flavobacterium sangjuense genome and harbors:
- a CDS encoding trypsin-like peptidase domain-containing protein; amino-acid sequence: MKRLSSLFLVSLLSGVTTLGAYKLFIEGKNNRDSIVTTASNNYGRNVGLSAEGVDFTAAAENTVHAVVHVKNVSVRTVYNPMLQWFYGTNGGQQQEQVGTGSGVIISEDGYIVTNNHVVKDATELEVTLNNNKSYKAKLIGTDSKMDIALLKINAEEKLPYSTFADSDQVKVGEWVLAVGNPYNLTSTVTAGIVSAKARNLEDKGIQSFIQTDAAVNPGNSGGALVNTRGELIGINTMISSPTGSYAGYSFAIPSNITRKIIEDIMEFGNVQRGILGVEGGELNSKASKELGINDTEGFYINKVTKNSGAEKAGLRKGDIIKKLDSQQINTFSELSGYISTKRPNDKVQVTFLRDGETKTALVTLIKNDVFTTEFKGLELENIDASDKKKFKIGYGVRIKEINNDNLRPYYDQLKGGIILSVDNVKATDVESISSFLNKKDENQNVSIQMINKIGQVIQVIL
- a CDS encoding glyceraldehyde-3-phosphate dehydrogenase yields the protein MDSNKLYEKELSFQADRRKAGVELIKIISDLWYDKSIELVLFRNQLIDRNVSDIINFHEYAGEFVQKPINIFDSVEIARSILNLDLPPSRIDIGKLTYEYHLEDNKYDDSRAFVIDKLRNAKDFKNLKPKDVVLYGFGRIGRLLAREMMSKMGKGQQLRLRAIVTRDRNDASSLEKRASLLRYDSVHGDFQGSVEADAENNALIINGTTVHVITANGPEEIDYTKYGIEDALVIDNTGAFTTEEQLKRHLTSKGVEKVLLTAPGKGVPNIVYGVNHNDHNPDKVDIFSAASCTTNAITPVLKVVEDALGVVKGHIETIHAYTNDQNLVDNMHKKYRRGRAAALNMVITETGAGTAVAKALPSLAGKLTSNAIRVPVPNGSLVVMNLEVGKQTTFEEVNSIMKKYALEGELVEQIRYSLNNELVSSDIVGTAQPSIYDSNATIVSGDGKNIVLYVWYDNEYGYSHQVIRLAKYIAKVRRYTYY
- a CDS encoding aconitate hydratase, encoding MAFDIEMIKKVYGTMAERVDKARELVGRPLTLSEKILYSHLWEGNPTQAFSRGKDYVDFAPDRVACQDATAQMALLQFMHAGKKTVAVPTTVHCDHLIQAKVGATTDLAVANSQSKEVFDFLSSVSNKYGIGFWKPGSGIIHQIVLENYAFPGGMMIGTDSHTVNAGGLGMLAIGVGGADAVDVMSGMSWELKFPKLIGVKLTGKLNGWTAPKDVILKVADILTVKGGTGAIVEYFGEGATNMSCTGKGTICNMGAEIGATTSTFGYDDSMRRYLAATDRQDIVDAADKVADYLTGDAEVYANPEKYFDQVIEINLSELEPHINGPFTPDRGTPVSKMKAEAVANGWPLKIEWGLIGSCTNSSYEDMARAASIVEQAVAHGITPKAEFGINPGSEQIRYTIERDGIIATFEKMGTKVFTNACGPCIGQWDRAGADKQEKNTIVHSFNRNFSKRADGNPNTHAFVTSPEMVAALAISGDLTFNPITDFLINDNGEEVKLNPPHGDELPKRGFDVEDAGFQAPAVDGSNVQVAVSPTSDRLQLLAPFDAWDGKNITGAKLLIKAFGKCTTDHISMAGPWLRFRGHLDNISNNMLIGAVNAYNQEANKVKNQITGAYDAVPAVARAYKAAGVPSIVVGDHNYGEGSSREHAAMEPRFLGVKAVLVKSFARIHETNLKKQGMLALTFANEADYDKIQENDTINFLDLTEFAPGKPLSLEFVHADGSKDVILANHTYNDSQIGWYVAGSALNLIAAGKA
- a CDS encoding acyltransferase family protein, with product MTNNNPRVFGLDLMRAMAICMVLCSHILWIYNPDDGIIRQLFALFGFLGVEFFFVLSGFLIGRILYGIYIKDDYTIKSALYFLKRRWFRTLPNYFLILIINIIITASLGYSMPKLGLYFVFLQNGFSKMSTFFPESWSLSVEEWAYLVLPISLLVFSFLFKPKNKNGFFLVIVLSLIALFIGFKIAYQINTQTTTLDEWNVSLKSVMIYRLDAIFMGVLCSWISINYQKNWSKFKFSLAFIGGLIMMFMYFGMGILRILPETFPVVWNVVYLPLASFSIAFFVPLFSQMETSIAILKRPIEFISKISYSIYLLHYSVIMQLLMLFVDKEKTSLGQLHLLTAFYLSTTIFVSYLFYRFYEKPMMNLRDKN
- a CDS encoding acyltransferase family protein — encoded protein: MNDKKQLAVKRFFGLDFLRALSISLLLFSHSSWIYNSTGILGKLQDASGFLGVELFIVLSGFLIGGILYKQFLHENYSLKDAGLFVSRRLMRVLPSYYLVILIITIIYLLFGFSVSEVWKYPLLIQNFSSPLPAFFPESWSLPVKEMGYILAVILLLAISKSFTKASKQVLFLTVVVGLIAFTLLLKLYYDIYSTNLSLTKWSFDIRAVVIYRIDSVLIGVLLGYFYQNYNEIMISKRKLFFAVGILIFILLFLCIMVFKLRLTNASWFWNILCLPLLSIAICMFVPFLLSWETPSKSIGNSITFICNIAYSIYLVHYSIVLFLMKYFIDTTDFGLWQLNIFAIFYVSITVALSYLFYTYFEKPINQFRAKNLKLNDK
- a CDS encoding AAA family ATPase yields the protein MSDVAAIQNLVQKRTELKKEIAKIIVGQDDVIDQILLSIFSGGHALLVGVPGLAKTLMVNTISQALGLDFKRIQFTPDLMPSDILGSEILDESRSFKFIKGPIFANIILADEINRTPPKTQAALLEAMQERSVTIAGQNYKLDLPYFVLATQNPIEQEGTYPLPEAQLDRFMFAIKLDYPSFSEEVDVVKSTTSDNKPVINPLFSAQEIIDFQHLVRRIPVADNVIEYAVTLVSKTRPNNPLSNDYIKNYLDWGAGPRASQNLILAAKANAAFNGKFSPDIEDVKAVATGILRHRIIKNYKADAEGITEEMIIDKLL
- a CDS encoding peptidylprolyl isomerase, whose amino-acid sequence is MPLKTMIMKYTNSKLTIAIIAILCSVGFANAQEIIKDSIKPKPLSTSFKKQKIDGVIATVGDYIILDSDIDKSFLELSSQGNSIKDITRCQMLGKLLEDKLYAHQAVQDSIIIRDEEIKEKLNEQVSYMVEQLGSMDKVVQYFKKSSEDEFRTELFDIIKMNKLAGEMQKKIIEGVEITPEETRNFFKAIPQNDLPVFGAEMEVAQIVVSPKITEEEKQRVVNRLKEIKAEVLAGSSFKTRAVIYSDDRGSASSGGFYKINRKTQFVKEFKDVAFSLGEGEISEPFETEFGYHIIMVEKIKGQEVELRHILMMPKVSDQALKDAKEKIITIKRKIENGEITFADAARTMSDEKETRANGGVLINPKTQDTHFELTKMDPSLYSEVSNLKDKAITAPILDDDQRTGKKYKIITVTDRIDQHTADYARDYVKIKDLALKEKQIKAIAKWTDEKIMETYIKINGEYKDCTFTNNWLKK